Proteins encoded together in one Benincasa hispida cultivar B227 chromosome 1, ASM972705v1, whole genome shotgun sequence window:
- the LOC120083973 gene encoding 40S ribosomal protein S10-1-like → MIISEKNRREISKYLFQEGVCYAKKDYNLAKHPEIDVPNLQVIKLMQSFKSKEYVRETFAWMHYYWYLTNDGIEFLRTYLNLPSEIVPATLKKQAKPAGRLFGGPPGDRPRGPPRFEGGERRIGDRDGYRGGPRGPGGEFGGDKGGAPADYRPSFGGPGGRPGFGRGAGSYGGGAAASSNLP, encoded by the exons ATG ATTATTTCAGAAAAAAACCGTAGGGAAATCTCCAAATATCTCTTTCAAG AGGGGGTTTGCTATGCCAAGAAGGACTACAATTTGGCCAAGCACCCAGAAATCGATGTGCCTAATTTGCAGGTTATTAAGCTGATGCAGAGCTTCAAGTCCAAGGAATATGTACGCGAGACATTTGCTTGGATGCATTACTACTGGTACCTCACCAATGATGGTATTGAGTTCCTCAGGACTTACCTCAATCTTCCTTCCGAAATTGTCCCTGCTACCTTGAAGAAACAAGCTAAGCCCGCTGGTAGGCTCTTTGGCGGACCACCCGGCGATCGCCCACG GGGTCCACCTCGTTTTGAGGGTGGTGAGAGGAGGATCGGTGACCGTGATGGCTACCGTGGAGGTCCTCGTGGACCTGGCGGGGAGTTTGGTGGTGACAAGGGAGGAGCTCCTGCAGATTACAGGCCTTCATTTGGg GGTCCTGGTGGAAGGCCGGGTTTTGGCCGTGGAGCTGGTAGCTATGGCGGAGGAGCTGCTGCAAGCTCAAACCTTCCTTGA